The window CCAGGCCCACGATGCGGAAGATGCGGCTGACGCGGTCGGGGACCGCCGCCAGGACGATGGCCGCGTCCGCTGCCAGGGCGTGGTTGCGGGCAGCTATCAGGACAGTGATCCCGGTGGAGTCGCAGAAGGTGAGGCGTCCGAGATCGAGGACCAACTGTTGCCCCGCTCGCAGGTCGAGATCCAGTAGCGCGGCGCGGAAGTCGGAGGCGGTGTGGCGGTCGAGTTCCCCGGCCAGTTCGATGATCGGTCCGGCGTGAGTGGCACGGGTATGGAGGGTCAGTTGCTGGGTCACTGCTGCTCTTCACTGGTCGGTCGGGGCACGTTGATGGCCAGGACGGCGGTGTCGTCGTCCACGCCGGTGCCGAAGGTGTCGAGCAGGTCGCGGATCGCGACGATCGTGTCCGTGGCAGTGGTGGGTGCGAGGGTGCGGGCGAAGTCGAGGAGGGCTTCGTCGCCGTAGCGGTCGCCGGCTCCGGTACTCGCGGTGTGGGCTTCGGTGAGGCCGTCGGTGTGCAGCAGAAGGGTGTCACCGGGGTTCAGGTGGATCGTGGTGGTGGCGATGTGAGCGTCGGGCAGGACGCCGATGAGCTGGCCGCCGGGGGTGGGCAGGTAGTCGGCGGTGCCGTCGGCACGCATCAGCAGGGCGGCGGGATGTCCGCCGCTGGCCAGGGTGAGGCGGAAACCGCCCTGGTCGCCGTAAGGGGTGAGCAGGCCGAAGATCACGGTGCAGAACCGGGGGTCGGTCCCGCTGTACTCGTGGTTCAAGACGGTGTTGAGGTTGCCGAGCACGGCTGCGGGGTCCGGGTCGTAGACCGCGGCGGCACGCAGCGTGTAGCGGGCGAGAGAGGTGACGGCCGCGGCGGTTGCACCTTTGCCGCACACGTCGCCCAGGAACAACCCCCAGGTGCCGGCGGCCAGCGGGAAGAGGTCGTAGAAGTCGCCACCGACCTCGTCGGCGGAAGCGATGTGATAGTGCGCGGCGACGTCCAAACCGGGCACGTTCGCCAGGGCCGGCGGCAGCAGAGTCTTCTGCAAGGTGGTGTTCAGGCGCTTGAGGCGTTCGCGTTCCCGCTCGGCTTCCTGGCGGGCGCGCAGCAGCTCGGTTTCGTAGGCACGACGCTCACGGGCGTCGAAGAGGGTGGTGCGGATCAGCAACGGCTGCCCGCCGCTGCCCGTCTTCACCGTAGAGGTGACCAGGACCGGAAGACGGGAGCCGTCGGCGGCCTTGAGCTCCAGGGCGATACCGCTGATCTCACCCTGCATGCGCAGCAGCGGCGCGAAATGCGTCTCGTGATAGAGCCGCCCGCCGACGCTCAACAAGTCGGAGAAGTGCTTGCGGCCCACCAGCTCGCCGCGCTCGTAGCCGAGCCAGTCCAGCAATGTGGTGTTGACCTTGGCGATCTGGCCGTCCAGCAGAGTGGACAGGTAGCCGCACGGGGCATGCTCGTACAGGTCCTCGGCACTGTCCTCCAGCAGCACGGAGAACTGCGCCTGCCCGTCGACCGGCTTCACGTCCCCTTCCAGGCCCCGGCCCTCTCCCCCATCGCCGGACCTGCGCATCATCTGGCGGTTCCCACGAACGTGGCGATCGCGGCAGCGGTCTCCTGCGGCGCGGCGAGCTGGGGACAGTGCCCCGTCGCGTTCAACGTGACCAGTCGACTGCCGGGTATCTGGGCGTGGACGAACGCGCCCACCTCCGGCGGCGCGATCGCGTCGCTGGAGCACTGAGCGACCAGCGTGGGAACACGCACCCGGGCAAGGTCCGCGCGGTTGTCGGACAGGAAAGTCACCCGCGCGAAGATGCGTGCGATGTCCGGATCGGTGCGGCAGAAACTGTTGGTCAGCTCCTCGCCCAGCTCCGGCCGTTCCGGGTTACCCATGATGACCGGCGCCATCGCACCTGACCATCCCAGATAGTTCGCCTCCAGCGACTCCAGCAGCTCATCGATGTCCGCGGCACTGAACCCGCCCCGGTAGCCAGTGGCCGGATCGTCGACGAAGCACGGTGACGGGGCGAGCAGCACCAGACCGGCGAACGCCTCCGGCTCCCGCGCGGCGGCCAGCACGCCCATCATTGCGCTCACCGAATGCCCCACGAAGATCACCGGGCCGAGCGTCAACTCGTTGCAGATCTCCAGCACATCGTCGACGTATCCGTCCAACGTCGCATAGCGCTCCTGGCTCCACGCCGACAGGTCCGAACGCCCCGCGCCGACGTGGTCGAAGAGGACCACGGTGAATTCGCGCTCCAATGCCGGCACCACAAGACGCCACATGTTCTGGTCACACCCGAACCCGTGCGCCAGCATCACCACCGGCGCCCCGGAGCGCCCGGTCACCGTCACATGGTTCCTGCTCCGTACATCCATGCGGCACATCCTCCCAGACCGAAACCACCGGGCATCCTGCCTACCCAGTTCCCATGGGCGGACCCTCCCCGCAGCTTTGTCGACGGTTCACGAAGCCGCTTCGGATCGGCCCCCTCCCTCGTGGGACTGCTGGGCCTCCCGCACCAAGAACAGCCCTGGGGCGCGGCAACGGTCGTGGTGTTCCCGCGTTCCCGCGTTCCCGCGTTCCCGCGTACCCGCGTACCCGCGTCTCCGGCCCGAATCCCTCGTCTGGCTGAGGGGCAGGCCTTATGTACTCCTCGCCGGTCATCCGACCTGCAAGTCTGTTGACGGAGCCGCGCGGGCTCGCGCAGGCCGCCACGGTCATCAGAGTTTGGACCGATGAGTCTCCGCGCGCCACGGCGTCCAAGGAGTGGAGACGGTCGCGTCTCCCCGCCGAAGCGGCTGAACAGGGCCTCGAGGTCGAAGAGAGAGTGGTGCGTGATGAAGCTGGTTGTGCAGGAGTTCCTGACGCTCGACGGTGTCTCCCAGGGGCCGGGGTCCCCGGACGAGGACACCAGCGACGGGTTCACGCGGGGTGGCTGGTTCGTGCCACACCTGGACGAGGAGTTCGACCGGCTCGTCGGCACCTGGCTCGGCCAGGCTGACGCACTTCTGTTCGGCCGCCGTACGTACCAGAACTTCGCCCGGGACTGGCCGAAGATGACCGACCATCCCTTCGCCGGCATCTTGAACGGCCTGCCGAAGTACGTGGCCTCCCGCAGCCTGACCAAGGCGGAGTGGAACCCGACCACGATCCTGTCGGACGACATCCCCGCCCACGTCGCCGAACTGAAGCGGCGGCCCGGCCGGGAACTGCAGATGCACGGCAGCGCCGAGCTGGCCCAGTCCCTGCTGGCCGCCGGGCTGATCGACACATTGCGGCTCGTCATCGCCCCGGTCGTGGTGGGCCAGGGCCGACGCCTGTTCCCGGACGGCGGAGCACCGGCCGGCCTGCGGCTCGTCAGTCATGTGACGACACCGGGCGGCCTCTCGGTGCACACCTTCGAATCGACGGGGCTTCCGGAGTACGGGACCTACGGGGCCGACGCGTAGGCCCCTGGTGCCGGATCGGCACCGACGGACCTGATCGCCGGACGAACTCCCGTACCTCGACCGGCGATCACGAATGATCCCATGTACGCGTTCCGCAAAACGTGACGGGTCCAGGCCACGGGCACCGCACGCGCTCTTGTTGGCGTGTTCATGACCTGGGAGCCTCTCTTCGCGTCGGCCTGCCGCCCGAGTGGGCCCCATCGACACGAGGAGTGTGCATGCACCCCCACTCTGCCCACCGCCCGGCGCTCATCGCCGCGATCGCCGCCGCCCTTGCGGGGCTGCTCATGGCGCTGACCCCCAATCCCGCCGAGGCCTGGGGCTACGGCGTCAACCGGATCCAAAGTGCCGCCGAGGACAGCCACGCCCAGACCGGGATGGGCCCTGGGTGGGTGCTGCTGAGCTACAAGGCCAACGGCCCGATGGTCGGCTACCTGTTCGGCCAGGACTTCGCCTTCGCCGACGGCAGCGTCAAGCCCGGCCCCGACCACATGGACATCCGCGACACCGGCGACGCCACCGCCGGCAACACCGAGGGCATCGACCGCTGGCCCTGGGGCTATGCGGGCGGCAGCTTCGATGGCTGCGCCTACGCGTACGGCACCAGCAAATTCGCCTTCGAGCACGGCGGCTTCACGTCCGGCAGCTGCGCCGGCGGGCCGAACGTCATCGGCTCCAGCAACGCCGACGGCAGGCCCGACCAGCTGAACTGGTGGCATTCCGAGAACGTGTTCTGCACGGACACAGCCGCCGATGCACTGTGTAGTCCGTGGGGCGTGTGGAGCGAGAACAAGGGCGGCGGCCTGAAGGTCACCTCCTCCATCACCTCCTGCACCGTCTACGGCAACATCGGCGCCGCCGCGGCCTACGGCTCCGGCGCGGCGGTGCCCGCGCACCCGCTCGGCACCGTGCCGCCCGGCCAGCAGGTAGACGTGCGCTATGTCGCCAAGAGCCGTCAGTGGGTGATGGCGAAATGGAACGGCCAACGCCTGGCGGGCGGCATCGCCTGGGCGTTCTTCCCCCGCAACTGCCTGGCCTGAACGGGTGGCAGGCGGCTCCACGCCGCGGTTCGTGGGATGGAGGGGCGTGACTCGATCAACCATCGTGGTTCTGGCTCAACTTGCTTGGTTGAGCCACTCCCCCCGTGCCAACTGAGATTGAGTGGAGCCGTGTGTACCAGGCGACGAGGGCTCGAGCCAAGGCGTCAGAGGGCGATCAGCCCGGCCGGCGTCTCCCTGAAGCCACAGGCATCGAAATAGAACGAACGCACATGTTCCTCGAAGTCGACGTGAAGCCACTCGCACTTCGCCGCACGGGCTTCCTTGGCCGCGACTGCGACAAGCGCGGCGCCGACCCCCCGCGAACGGCGATGCCGGGCGACCACCGTATCCAGGATGAAGGCGTGAGCTCCGCCGTCCCAGGCAACGTTGACGAAGCCGCTCAGAGCGCCGTCTTCCCACGCGCAGACCCAGCCGAGGCTGTGGCGTTCAAGTCGTGCTCGCCAGTCGGTCTGGACGACCGGGGTGCCGAAGCCGTCGGCGTGCAGCGCGTTGAGGGGCGCATTGTCGAAGTCGCCCCGCCACTCGTACTTGATCGTCACGCATGGATCTTAGTGTCGCCCCCAGTCCGGTACTGACCGGGTACGCTGCCCGCTCGCTGAGAACCGCTCCGGGAGGAGCAACAAGGGGGTGCGATCGTGCGCAGAGCTGCGGGAATCAGGCGGAGGGGCATAGCGGCCGTCGCCGTACTGGCCACTGTGCTCACGGCTGCGGGGTGCGGCACGGACTCCGAGTCGGCCGACTCCCGGACCGCCGGCTCCGCCGATACGACGGGCCCCGGCGGCAAGGACATGGCGCCGAGGGCCCCTGCGAGCACCCTCACTTGGGAGTTCGAGCACATCGCGGAATTCAGCGGAGACCTCACCGATGTCGCCGTCCTGGCCGCGGACGACATCTGGGCGGTCGGAACCGAGAACAACGGCGCGCCCAACGCCCACCTGCTGCACTACGACGGTACGCAGTGGAAGCGCGAGCCCCTTCCCGAAGCTCTCGGCCCCACCGACTACCCGCCCGTGCTCGAAGAGGTCGGCGAGGAAGCCCTGTGGCTGCGACCGCAGACCTATGAGAAGGGCAGCGGCGTGACCCCCTGGGCGAGGTGGGACGGCACCCGCTGGTCCGCGGTGCCGAGCCCCCCGCCGGGATCTGTCGGGGACTTCGAGGCCTCGGACCCGGAGGACATCTGGGCCCTCAGCGGCGAGCAGACCGCCGAGCACTGGGACGGCACCCGCTGGACCACGACCCGGCTGCCGTACGGCGCCTCCGACCTCGCGGTGGTCGGACCGGACGACGTGTGGGCGGTCGGCAGCCGCTCGACCG is drawn from Streptomyces sp. NBC_01717 and contains these coding sequences:
- a CDS encoding SpoIIE family protein phosphatase yields the protein MRRSGDGGEGRGLEGDVKPVDGQAQFSVLLEDSAEDLYEHAPCGYLSTLLDGQIAKVNTTLLDWLGYERGELVGRKHFSDLLSVGGRLYHETHFAPLLRMQGEISGIALELKAADGSRLPVLVTSTVKTGSGGQPLLIRTTLFDARERRAYETELLRARQEAERERERLKRLNTTLQKTLLPPALANVPGLDVAAHYHIASADEVGGDFYDLFPLAAGTWGLFLGDVCGKGATAAAVTSLARYTLRAAAVYDPDPAAVLGNLNTVLNHEYSGTDPRFCTVIFGLLTPYGDQGGFRLTLASGGHPAALLMRADGTADYLPTPGGQLIGVLPDAHIATTTIHLNPGDTLLLHTDGLTEAHTASTGAGDRYGDEALLDFARTLAPTTATDTIVAIRDLLDTFGTGVDDDTAVLAINVPRPTSEEQQ
- a CDS encoding alpha/beta fold hydrolase, whose amino-acid sequence is MDVRSRNHVTVTGRSGAPVVMLAHGFGCDQNMWRLVVPALEREFTVVLFDHVGAGRSDLSAWSQERYATLDGYVDDVLEICNELTLGPVIFVGHSVSAMMGVLAAAREPEAFAGLVLLAPSPCFVDDPATGYRGGFSAADIDELLESLEANYLGWSGAMAPVIMGNPERPELGEELTNSFCRTDPDIARIFARVTFLSDNRADLARVRVPTLVAQCSSDAIAPPEVGAFVHAQIPGSRLVTLNATGHCPQLAAPQETAAAIATFVGTAR
- a CDS encoding GNAT family N-acetyltransferase, coding for MTIKYEWRGDFDNAPLNALHADGFGTPVVQTDWRARLERHSLGWVCAWEDGALSGFVNVAWDGGAHAFILDTVVARHRRSRGVGAALVAVAAKEARAAKCEWLHVDFEEHVRSFYFDACGFRETPAGLIAL
- a CDS encoding dihydrofolate reductase family protein — encoded protein: MKLVVQEFLTLDGVSQGPGSPDEDTSDGFTRGGWFVPHLDEEFDRLVGTWLGQADALLFGRRTYQNFARDWPKMTDHPFAGILNGLPKYVASRSLTKAEWNPTTILSDDIPAHVAELKRRPGRELQMHGSAELAQSLLAAGLIDTLRLVIAPVVVGQGRRLFPDGGAPAGLRLVSHVTTPGGLSVHTFESTGLPEYGTYGADA
- a CDS encoding STAS domain-containing protein; its protein translation is MTQQLTLHTRATHAGPIIELAGELDRHTASDFRAALLDLDLRAGQQLVLDLGRLTFCDSTGITVLIAARNHALAADAAIVLAAVPDRVSRIFRIVGLEQVFPTHPTAQAAEAAWRPTPS